A segment of the Thermoleophilaceae bacterium genome:
CTGAAATCCGGTGAGAATCCGCCGTGCCAAGCGTCGCATCTGGGTTCGAATGCACCCGCAGCACGCGCGTCATCGAGGAACGCTCGAACCGACCCGCGCAACTGCTCGGTCTCCGGTGACGGCGTGACCGCGGGCAACCGGATGGCGCCGGTTGCGGCACGCACGCTCACGGCTTTGCGCCCTTATGGCGGCCGGCGATCTGCGTGCGCAGGGCGGCGAGCCGCGCGCGGAAGAACTCCTGCTGGGCTGACCACACCTGCACCTCGAGCTCCAGTGCAGCGGCGTCCTCGTGACGGTCGACCAGCTCGGCTGCACGCAGGCTCTCCTTCGCGCGTAGGAGGAGCGGACGCGGGACGGTCGCAGCGCCGGCGGCGATGGCGATCGCGCGTTCGACGAGCACGTCGTCTTCCACGCACTCGATCGCTAGCCCCGCCGCGACCGCCTCCTGCCCGCCCAGCTCTCGCCCCAGCAGCACCATCGCGGCGGCCATCTCGGGGCCGACGGCACGGGTGAGCATCCATCCGTGGCCGCCGCCCGGGTGTAAACCGATCTCGAGAAAGCGTGTGACGAAGCGTGATGCCCGGGCTGCGAGTCGCAGGTCGCAGGCAAGCGCGAGGTTCATCCCGGCTCCGACCGCCGCGCCGTTGACGGCGGCGATCGTCGGCAGAGTCGATCGCGCGACACGGAGGAAGACCTCGTAGATGCGACCGAACGCCTCGTGGTCGGCGGTCCCTAGGCTCCCGAGGTCGGCACCCGCGCAGAAGGCGCGGCCAGCGCCGGTGACGACGACGGCGGCAACGTCCTCACGCGCCTCAAGCTCGTCGAACGCGGCACCGATCTCGTCGACCATCGGCAGCGTCACCGCGTTCCGCCGCTCCGCGTCCTCCAGCGTCACGAGCGCGACGGCGCCCCGGACATCAACCGAGACGAGGGTCACTGTGCGCCTGCGGATGGGCAGATGAAGAGACGCGTCATCGCCGCTTGGCCGCCAACGCCGTGTGACTCTCAAAGCGGAGCGGCGAACCACGAAGGCCTGCGGGGCGGTCCGGAAGACCGTTAGGCCTATGCGGAATGGGCTCTAGGGGGACGGACACCCGGCAGGAGCGCTCCGGTCGATCTCGGACTTGCATAACAGTCGACACGTCACCCAGATACAAGGTATAGTAGCGGAACCGTGAGAGCTCTTGTTCAGCGGGCTTCTCGTGCCGCGTCGCCCACGCGCGAGGTGGCAGCGCCTCAGCTCTCGCAATCCGCGCCCGGGCCGGCCGGCCGGGCCCGGCGGGTACGCGCCCAGGCTTTACTCGGACGCTACGCCGTGGTGTGCGTCCTTCTCGCAATGGTGGCGGGCTTCTCGCTGTTGCGGCCGGATACGTTCTTCACTCAGGCGACGTTCGAGTCGATCCTCGTCACCCAGGCAGTCCTCGTCGTGGTCGCTCTAGGAGTCACGGTCGCGCTCGCCGCCGGCGAGTTTGACCTCTCCGTCGCCGCAATGCTCGGGTTATCCGCCGGTCTCACCGCCCACCTAACCGCCAACCTCGGATGGCCCGTAGCCGCTGCCCTTGCAGGCAGCTTCGTCGTCGCGACCGTCGTCGGCATTACCAACGGGATCTTTGTCGTCTACTTCGGCGTCAGCTCCTTCATCACGACGATCGGCACGAGCGCAGTCATCGGCGGGCTCGGCGTGGCGGTCTTTGGACCGGAGACGATCGGAGGCATTCCCGCGTCGCTGACGGACCCGGTCCGCCAGGAAGTGTTCGGGATCGGCATATCGGCGCTGTTCGCGCTCGTGCTCGCCGGGGTTCTCTGGTACTTCTTGGAGCAGACCCCTTCCGGGCGGCACCTGTTCTTCAC
Coding sequences within it:
- a CDS encoding enoyl-CoA hydratase-related protein produces the protein MVRRSALRVTRRWRPSGDDASLHLPIRRRTVTLVSVDVRGAVALVTLEDAERRNAVTLPMVDEIGAAFDELEAREDVAAVVVTGAGRAFCAGADLGSLGTADHEAFGRIYEVFLRVARSTLPTIAAVNGAAVGAGMNLALACDLRLAARASRFVTRFLEIGLHPGGGHGWMLTRAVGPEMAAAMVLLGRELGGQEAVAAGLAIECVEDDVLVERAIAIAAGAATVPRPLLLRAKESLRAAELVDRHEDAAALELEVQVWSAQQEFFRARLAALRTQIAGRHKGAKP
- a CDS encoding ABC transporter permease, which encodes MAGFSLLRPDTFFTQATFESILVTQAVLVVVALGVTVALAAGEFDLSVAAMLGLSAGLTAHLTANLGWPVAAALAGSFVVATVVGITNGIFVVYFGVSSFITTIGTSAVIGGLGVAVFGPETIGGIPASLTDPVRQEVFGIGISALFALVLAGVLWYFLEQTPSGRHLFFTGEGREAARLAGVPVARIRFGALVISALFAWLAGVVLVGQAGAAQVSFGQPFLLPAFAAAFLGATTIKVGRYNAWGTVVGVYLLAVGTVGLQLLGAATWVEDVFNGATLVLAVTLARLVSRRE